The nucleotide window AGTCGTCCAAACAAAGCTGTTAATTATTTACTTGGTACATTATTTGGTGCAATTACACCATTTTGCTCCTGTTCAACAATACCTGTGCTAGCAGGATTATTAAATGCCAAAGTACCATTTGGACCTTCAATGAGTTTTTTAATTGCTTCACCATTAATGAATCCGCTTATTATTTTCATGCTTTGGGTACTTTTAGGTTGGAAAATTGCACTATTATATTTTATCGTGCTAGGTGTTTTTAGTATTTTAGTAGGGTTTGTATTCTCGAAACTTAATTTAGTAGGGACGTATAAAGGTGTAACTGTTAAAGGTGATGGCTTTTTCAGTAATAAACAAGGGTCCAGAGTTAAGCAAGCTTTAAATGATGCATGGGCATTTCTTTATCCAATGCTTCCTTACTTATTCATAGGGGTCTTTATTGGTGCATTTATTTATGGATTTGTTCCGGCAGAGTTTATTACAAAATATGCAAGTGGTGACGGCATTTTCTCTGTAATGATTGCTTCGGTCATTGGTATTCCAATGTATATTAGACCTGAAACAATGTTACCTATTGCAGAAGCACTTGTTTCAAAAGGTATGTCAATGGGTACTGTAATTGCTTTAGTTATTGGTGGTGCAGGTGCAAGTATTCCAGAAGTAGTTATGTTGTCTAAACTATTTAAGAAGAAATTTTTAGTTGCATTTATTTCAGCTATTTTAATTGTGGCTATAAGTACAGGTCTTATTGTTAATTTAATTCTTTAGGTTTAAAGAGAAAATAGTTGTTGCGCTTGCATCATCAAATTATCCTTTTAAGGAGGTGATATTCATGGCAGAAAAAAAGTCTGGTCTTAAAAAGTTGTTCTCTAAACCCAATCAAGCTTGCTGCAGCGTTGAAATTGAAGAAGTCAAACCGACTGAAAACAACAGCTGTTGCGGATCCTCAAAGGAGAACACTAATAAGCAACGGAAAGAGGCTTAATAAGGAAGGTCAAAACTCGCAATTATTGCAAAAGGGCTTCGTTTAGAGGCCTTTTTGCTTTAATTACTCATAGAAAAGGATGATACCAATGATTGTCAATCATGCAAGTACATTGAGTAAAGAATACTTTAAATCGTAAATTCAACTTATTATAATACCAAACTGAATCAATATTGGAATCAGCCTGAATTTAATATTGAAATTTATTTAAAATAAGCGTTTGATCTATGATTAAAAAGCTATTGAATTCGTATTGAATAATGCCCTCTGTTTTCTCTATACTCTTACCTCCAATGTACAACTATTTAGCAGTAGATAAGAACTTTTTAACATGGAAGCCAACTCTTATAACTGTGGCTCTTAAATAAAGTTTGATTAAAAATATCCCAAACTCACTTTTTATGGTAATTCAAAGAACCAGTTTTGAAAAAAAGATTGATCAAAACTGGTTATCTCTTTGTGAGATGTTATACAACTTTTATAAAAAAGTGTGATCATTTTTCACTGCTAATCTTCCACAATCGCGCCGATTGTGGAATGGAAAGAATGCAATAGAAATGTAATTATACTATACTTACTAGTAATTGGATTATATAGTTTTAAGAAGGATTGAATTTTTATGGGGATATTAGATAAACTACAAACCTTTATTATATTATTTGCTGTTGGTTTAGGTCTCATATTAGGACAGGTAAACGTAATTGAACAATATGCGGAAAATCTCATTACACCCTTTCTATTGTTAATGCTATACGGATTGTTTTTAACTATTCCATTACAACAATTAAATAGGGCTTTTTCAAATATTAAATTTCTAGGGTCCAGCACGATCATTAATTTTATCTGGACACCAACAATAGCTTGGGGTTTAGGTTCCGTTTTCTTATATGATTATCCTGCTTTATGGATTGGTTTTATCATGCTTATGGTGACACCTTGTACAGATTGGTATCTAGCGTTTACTGGTATAGCAAAAGGAAATGTGTCCCTTTCAACATCTGTTTTGCCGATTAATTTAATTTTGCAAGTCGTACTTTTGCCAGTATATTTGTTAATATTTGCTGGAACTATTGAATCGATACCCATGTCCACGCTTATAGAAAGTATAGTAATTGTATTAGTTATTCCATTTATACTTGCTCATCTTACACGATTCTTATTAAGAAAAAAATCTAATTTAAACAACAAGATTATTCTTTTTTTCGGCAATGCCCAAATTTTCTTTTTATCATTAGCTATTATGGCAATGTTTGCTTCCCAAGGTTCTTACTTACTTGAAAACCTAGAAGTCATTTACATTTTAATTATTCCAGTTTTATCATTCTTTGTTATTAACTATGTAGTAGGACGCTTTGTTGGAAGGTTTTTAAAGTTTTCCTATGAAGATACAGTTAGCTTAAATATGACAATTATTGCTAGGAATTCACCAGTGTCTTTGGCTATAGCTGTGACAGCATTCCCTGATCAACCTCTTATTGCTTTGGCTTTAGTTATTGGGCCGTTAATTGAATTACCTGTACTTGCCATAGTTTCGCAAGCTTTACTTTTCACAAGGAAAAAAAGTAAAAATAAAGACTATCCTATATAATCTAGGATAATCCTCCTTATTTTATTTAACAATCAGGCCGTTTGTTAGATTGTTCCAATCGGATAGATCAATGTAATTGTATCAAACCCTTTTATAAATTATCAAACTTTATTTCAAAGCCACAGTAACAGTGGATACCGACTTTTCACTAAAGGAAAAGGCATTTAGGTGAGGACACAAAAGGAATCGGAAATCGTAACAGATACGATACCGATTCCTTCTATGAAGACTAAATAAATAGATCACTTCTCACCATTTATTAATTAGAGAGTTTCCAACATTAATGTTTGCGAACAGCGCCAGATGGTTTAATTATACCGATGCACAAGGATCACAACATTGAAAATTACCAATAAATATTTTTCGTGTCCATAATGAATTGAACCACAATAATAAGTGCAAAGTTATTTACAATTTCACTTTGAAAATTAATTGTCGATATAAATGATGAATTCGTAATATATATTAGCTATGAAAGTTGAAGAATCAAGCATAAAATTTCCTAAAAAAAAATAAAGCATAAAGCTTCCAAACGGAAATTATATGCTTTACGTCACATAGACAAAATAAAAACCACCATATTATGTATGGTGGAGACGGTGGGACGTGCTGTTCCATGCTTTCGTCATGGCACTGACTATATCTTGAACCTGATGTCGAAACAGGTCCTTCGGCGTCTTATGCAAAATCTAGATTTACCTTTTACAAGGTAGAATTTTGCATCCTAGTACTACCAAGATGGCAGCCTATAAGTCGATACACGGCAGTTGGATCGCTCCACACACCGCTCGGTATTGCCTTATCACTATTAAAGTGACTTAGGTTTCACCGATTAAGCCGAATTTTCACTTATGTGTTACCACATAAGGCGAC belongs to Bacillaceae bacterium S4-13-56 and includes:
- a CDS encoding permease; the encoded protein is MTDSILEFIKTFFMLFFELLALFIVVSFIVSLIQQVVSEVKIKKFLSRPNKAVNYLLGTLFGAITPFCSCSTIPVLAGLLNAKVPFGPSMSFLIASPLMNPLIIFMLWVLLGWKIALLYFIVLGVFSILVGFVFSKLNLVGTYKGVTVKGDGFFSNKQGSRVKQALNDAWAFLYPMLPYLFIGVFIGAFIYGFVPAEFITKYASGDGIFSVMIASVIGIPMYIRPETMLPIAEALVSKGMSMGTVIALVIGGAGASIPEVVMLSKLFKKKFLVAFISAILIVAISTGLIVNLIL
- a CDS encoding bile acid:sodium symporter, with the protein product MGILDKLQTFIILFAVGLGLILGQVNVIEQYAENLITPFLLLMLYGLFLTIPLQQLNRAFSNIKFLGSSTIINFIWTPTIAWGLGSVFLYDYPALWIGFIMLMVTPCTDWYLAFTGIAKGNVSLSTSVLPINLILQVVLLPVYLLIFAGTIESIPMSTLIESIVIVLVIPFILAHLTRFLLRKKSNLNNKIILFFGNAQIFFLSLAIMAMFASQGSYLLENLEVIYILIIPVLSFFVINYVVGRFVGRFLKFSYEDTVSLNMTIIARNSPVSLAIAVTAFPDQPLIALALVIGPLIELPVLAIVSQALLFTRKKSKNKDYPI